Proteins from a genomic interval of Diospyros lotus cultivar Yz01 chromosome 6, ASM1463336v1, whole genome shotgun sequence:
- the LOC127803492 gene encoding LOW QUALITY PROTEIN: PWWP domain-containing protein 3 (The sequence of the model RefSeq protein was modified relative to this genomic sequence to represent the inferred CDS: inserted 1 base in 1 codon; deleted 1 base in 1 codon; substituted 1 base at 1 genomic stop codon) yields MEIQTTKTLAETDASLSRGPTPPANRSGSGSESVVGAPGNGSRVSGGGNGGLNNGDNCVGGDTEGADRGRIVEAESQDVDLGRIGILLVVDVPVPRNGVEASGKNSGHGGDEGSMAGNGGDKDEKQMELPDFVSEGGGTGAEASGHHAKPNGNENSDGEGSEDDGDEEHEYSVGDFVWGKIRSHPWWPGQIYDXSNASEYARKYDSRERLLVAYFGDGSFSWCSPSQLKHFTENFEKMSKQSSSKNFLNAVCEALDEIGRLVESTLTCSCISEDTRIQLARPSSINAGIKQGVLVPDCDLDRCSIIQYGPAEVIATLKCIAKVSYTPSMLELTVLRSWMSAFYRAKGCHMLALYHEPLDIEGLEDKSRNGATNVTDICAPVELPMQGPSEEEWVSSPEHHEFDQADQSVLQKCPQISKNKLYHRRKRKSVAQLMKEDKKGDYHYXCNSPGRLVSTSEKRERKGGKEAVSEGSSDFTSPSERKRGRRNMTEILSSPNFVGNRESHTKDGGNEGEEEIGKFENGDGNPKEESECVSTPRERKKSKYLSPPFTTLKSPSFSLKWRARNSSCKQDSEAEYTKIAEVAEVGERATKAASGLIGSSPPVKCDDETFKTKVSKVADTAVDASVNPISESPKGDQKRITSSSSQSPNKDRKKITKSNPQSPKEDKKLMIDSVEISASIKEVVSEVRSAALDPLCLREKFSIDMIAGFTTAFRSAIYLNGSNYKMYQNHRRGRKRKSLNSRLELLEGNLNQTDTVSPEYVSQQTSNENDEQEKSVEPRIDQSAVASVIKVNDKGIGGVAYAPVSLLVTFPPGFSLPSKSDLISVFSKFGPVNEMQTDVLPSSSSARVVFVKGPDAEAAFKKSTKRSPFGPAKVNFRLKYPSAAPGWVKAF; encoded by the exons ATGGAAATTCAAACGACAAAAACCCTAGCCGAGACTGATGCTTCACTCTCACGCGGACCAACTCCACCTGCCAATCGGTCGGGTTCTGGGTCCGAGTCAGTTGTCGGGGCCCCGGGAAATGGGTCTAGGGTTTCTGGCGGTGGCAACGGGGGTTTGAACAACGGTGACAACTGCGTTGGTGGCGACACTGAAGGTGCAGATAGAGGTAGGATTGTTGAGGCTGAATCTCAGGATGTTGATTTGGGCCGGATTGGAATTTTGCTGGTTGTGGACGTTCCCGTCCCTAGGAACGGTGTTGAAGCGAGTGGGAAAAATTCTGGGCATGGAGGTGATGAAGGTTCTATGGCTGGAAATGGTGGAGACAAAGATGAGAAGCAAATGGAACTTCCAGATTTTGTGTCCGAGGGGGGCGGAACCGGAGCGGAAGCCAGTGGACATCATGCGAAACCTAATGGGAATGAGAATTCTGATGGCGAGGGGAGTGAGGATGACGGTGACGAAGAACATGAGTACTCTGTTGGGGACTTCGTGTGGGGAAAAATTAGGAGTCACCCTTGGTGGCCCGGGCAAATTTATG CTTCAAATGCGTCTGAGTATGCAAGAAAGTATGATAGCAGGGAGCGGCTGCTTGTTGCATACTTTGGGGATGGCTCATTCTCATGGTGCTCCCCTTCTCAGTTGAAACATTTTACggagaattttgagaaaatgtcTAAGCAAAGTAGTTCTAAGAACTTTCTGAATGCTGTATGCGAGGCACTGGATGAGATAGGTAGGCTGGTGGAGTCAACATTGACTTGTTCTTGCATTTCAGAGGACACCAGGATTCAGCTTGCTAGACCGTCGTCGATAAATGCTGGAATCAAGCAAGGTGTCCTTGTGCCTGACTGTGATTTAGATAGATGTTCAATTATTCAGTATGGACCAGCAGAAGTAATTGCAACTTTGAAGTGTATTGCAAAGGTAAGTTATACTCCCAGTATGCTTGAGCTTACCGTGTTGAGAAGTTGGATGTCAGCATTTTATCGTGCTAAAGGGTGCCACATGCTGGCTTTGTATCATGAACCCCTGGATATTGAAGGTCTCGAAGACAAGAGTAGGAATGGGGCGACTAATGTAACTGATATTTGTGCTCCAGTTGAACTTCCAATGCAAGGTCCATCTGAAGAAGAGTGGGTTTCTTCTCCGGAACACCATGAGTTTGACCAAGCTGATCAATCAGTGTTGCAGAAGTGCCCACAAATATCAAAGAATAAGCTCTACCATAGAAGGAAGAGGAAAAGTGTGGCTCAACTTATGAAAGAAGATAAGAAAGGGGACTACCACTACTGATGCAAC AGCCCTGGCAGACTGGTATCAACATctgagaagagagaaaggaagggTGGTAAAGAAGCTGTAAGTGAGGGTAGCAGTGATTTCACTTCTCCATcagagaggaagagagggagGAGGAATATGACTGAGATTTTAAGTTCTCCTAATTTTGTAGGGAACAGAGAATCACATACTAAAGATGGTGGTAATGAGGGTGaagaagaaattgggaagttcGAGAATGGTGATGGCAATCCCAAAGAAGAATCTGAGTGTGTGTCTACACcaagggaaaggaagaagagcaaATACTTATCACCTCCCTTCACTACTCTGAAGTCACCTTCCTTTAGTCTGAAGTGGAGGGCGAGAAACTCAAGCTGTAAGCAGGACTCAGAGGCAGAATATACAAAAATTGCTGAGGTTGCTGAAGTGGGTGAGAGGGCGACCAAGGCTGCCAGTGGGCTTATTGGATCTTCTCCCCCTGTGAAGTGTGATGATGAAACTTTTAAGACAAAAGTCTCCAAGGTAGCTGATACAGCAGTTGACGCATCTGTTAACCCAATTTCTGAGTCACCTAAAGGAGATCAGAAAAGGATTACTTCCTCAAGTTCTCAGTCACCCAACAAAGATCGGAAAAAGATTACCAAGTCAAATCCTCAGTCTCCCAAAGAAGATAAGAAGCTGATGATTGACTCGGTGGAAATAAGTGCATCTATAAAAGAAGTAGTTTCTGAAGTAAGATCTGCAGCCCTTGATCCTCTATGTTTGAGGGAGAAATTTTCCATTGATATGATTGCGGGATTCACTACTGCATTTAGAAGTGCAATCTATTTGAACGGCTCCAACTACAAAATGTACCAAAACCATCGACGAGGTAGAAAGCGTAAGTCATTGAACTCCAGGCTTGAGTTACTGGAAGGCAACCTGAACCAGACTGACACTGTCTCACCTGAATATGTATCCCAGCAGACAAGTAATGAGAACGATGAACAGGAAAAATCAGTTGAACCAAGGATTGATCAGTCTGCTGTAGCTTCAGTCATTAAGGTGAATGACAAGGGCATTGGCGGAGTAGCTTATGCACCTGTGAGCCTTCTTGTGACATTTCCCCCTGGGTTCTCTTTGCCGTCAAAGAGTGACCTCATCTCAGTATTTAGCAAATTTGGGCCTGTGAACGAGATGCAAACAGATGTATTACCCAGTTCTTCCAGTGCTAGGGTTGTCTTTGTGAAGGGCCCTGATGCTGAAGCAGCATTTAAAAAATCTACGAAGAGGAGCCCCTTTGGACCTGCTAAAGTCAATTTCCGGCTCAAGTATCCCTCGGCTGCTCCAGGGTGGGTGAAGGCATTCTAG